The following proteins come from a genomic window of Euwallacea fornicatus isolate EFF26 chromosome 9, ASM4011564v1, whole genome shotgun sequence:
- the row gene encoding uncharacterized protein row isoform X5: MTKRASCAIPQCPNSSEKTAGPNVTYHKLPSKEKMRRRWLRAIECAYPQFTVDAALPTPRLCSDHFEDGDLLYKNGKVILSPDVIPSVFAPNIVPKKEKIDVKPRHHARRAASKEALKQMQMLLEDDDDVAEVPDDDDEDEPLAQAVAPAPKKKYKLTHRKSADDREVLVLKTIPTPNITNHNVENNLELECWIEELEPCQKERNQRLQDEQKAVQDKLDELLKECKGEVVFKGDLTTVIEVEEHVQKTIQAVQASQNQPPIVLNSSVATPAYHLVVDCRQLGTASKQPKIQVATNLQAQSSPACSPTPAGRGRPPKLKKLTVVAPPATPTTTPVVTRSILASQGAKQVLKRAVPLPVITGPPATRSRGNATGSPNARPTENNVEGGLSAGTTLKPKAIVDLTSDDGRPLPDSREVSFNKLQGKTFPSLVVVARPHLRVVNVNADRTKLDSKVKGVLMYPPTKFTEWLIQQGLVKSEQKCSVHFSNQLKLGMYSDVTKFPYSGGYVWISECCPQRFVSVFSGSLFEGSPHQPLVILKLLYHWICQTNIQNVTQWVKVDNLYVKGMYTWLRSICSVALQTHLRQLGGPQTKVEVGVISLGTTSQDGNSRQVKVEVLGVLETTSKLVRLRAIEPQTEGERNYKKRFSKILEPLEGWVHSDSTIVTDLTVDKATLMQMGFANVIQTTSVDVNNSNRTIMEYLRRIVPRMFQNTLSLLSRQIIQQFLDELVWREWFGTTSMEAFDNLISHLAEQTRHESAQNLVVRLNKVALNPFKNWAITPSGGTPAPPNGVSLTINQQSKTLETYGKKRKRKENEAPTKITSPSQQEMNRPPKSTSPDVPEQMVPLESYYYGTIDHYPPKTNVKLNLKCPICKEIYNNNIVLMGHLFKHAHNVSKDLQMCKYCLTSVATANDLLKHIASAHPSETKHENGFICLICEAQYMNPFVLGKHMSKEHCPSELPYQCGTCGYRCSNHKQAIDHFYKQHNNGPTIQCPFCLKSTTVFSSSRNIAQNMHFFIQHLQKHQRKQLAKRCGKCNSWFIQKDLLKDHLIKMHTSQRGKTGLVPWVAPRNGVMVPKSKMDKYPCDAEGINFATLFYNVGKGLKCKECDGLMDNPKHFPSFESCQNPNCQYSTCCSSAMQEHNAKCSKNASLTLPEEKLPYEMFCICGFSSQDGNQMARHLATCEKKSAYSSLQEAKNASVTHSMLDVLGLVRKHEEGDKKSKKLPIEDQEPESAAKKFKDVEKSEDVIELIDEDTKPIEVAVGNETEDIKVDEANEKSIKSPETAFADTENEDVPKNDEEQEETPTLRATEEELAATSDHEKDNKSLITNENIEESQALINEEAAPCKNEEHTSLNIDEALLVAEEPLKTENNIAMEVVEEIGTDAVSTLSDKDSMEIAKSPLLTDGPGAPSESELGADKMECDSGAEKMCEDTIAS, from the exons ATGACTAAAAGGGCTTCCTGTGCTATACCACAATGCCCCAATTCCTCGGAAAAGACTGCAGGCCCCAATGTCACTTATCACAAACTCCCCTCAAAGGAGAAAATGAGGAGACGATGGCTTAGAGCTATTGAATGTGCTTATC CTCAATTTACTGTGGATGCTGCATTGCCCACTCCAAGACTGTGTAGTGACCATTTTGAGGATGGAGATTTGCTTTATAAGAATGGGAAAGTGATCTTGTCCCCTGATGTGATTCCTTCAGTCTTTGCA CCGAATATTGTtccgaaaaaggaaaaaattgatgttAAACCCCGACATCATGCTCGGAGGGCTGCCAGCAAAGAAGCCTTGAAACAGATGCAAATGTTGCTtgaagatgatgatgatgtTGCTGAGGTAcctgatgatgatgat GAGGATGAGCCGCTTGCACAGGCAGTGGCGCCCGCCCCTAAAAAGAAATACAAATTGACTCATCGCAAATCTGCTGATG ATCGAGAAGTTTtggttttaaaaacaattcccACCCCCAATATCACCAACCATAATGTGGAGAATAATCTGGAGCTAGAGTGTTGGATAGAGGAGTTGGAACCATGTCAGAAAGAGAGGAATCAGAGATTGCAGGATGAGCAAAAAGCTGTGCAAGATAAACTTGATGAACTGCTAAAAGAGTGTAAGGGGGAGGTTGTTTTTAAAGGCGATTTGACTACTGTTATTGAGGTAGAAGAGCATGTGCAAAAAACGATTCAAG CCGTTCAAGCCTCGCAAAACCAGCCCCCAATAGTGTTAAACAGCAGTGTTGCCACTCCGGCCTATCATTTAGTAGTAGATTGCAGGCAGCTGGGAACTGCTAGCAAACAACCGAAAATTCAG GTGGCGACGAATTTACAGGCTCAGAGCAGTCCTGCCTGCAGTCCTACACCTGCCGGCAGAGGCCGACCACCTAAATTGAAGAAACTCACTGTGGTGGCGCCACCGGCGACCCCTACAACCACTCCTGTGGTTACCAGATCAATTCTGGCTAGTCAAGGGGCGAAACAGGTGTTAAAGAGGGCAGTACCCTTGCCTGTTATTACAGGACCTCCTGCAACTCGATCAAGAGGAAAC gcCACTGGATCTCCTAATGCTCGTCCTACTGAAAACAACGTAGAAGGAGGTTTATCGGCCGGAACCACCCTAAAACCAAAAGCAATAGTGGATTTAACTTCGGACGATGGCCGACCTTTACCAGACAGTCGCGaagtttccttcaataaattacaaggaaaaacatttccttctttagtgGTTGTGGCCAGGCCGCACTTGCGCGTTGTGAACGTTAATGCTGACCGGACGAAACTGGACAGCAAAGTCAAGGGGGTGTTGATGTACCCACCGACGAAGTTTACTGAATG GTTAATTCAGCAGGGCTTGGTGAAATCCGAGCAAAAATGTTCAGTTCACTTTTCCAATCAGCTGAAACTGGGTATGTATAGTGACGTCACGAAATTCCCTTATTCCGGGGGCTACGTCTGGATTTCCGAGTGTTGTCCCCAAAGATTCGTGTCTGTGTTTAGTGGCTCTCTTTTTGAGGGCTCCCCACATCAGCCTCTGGTCATCCTCAAGCTGCTCTACCACTGGATTTGCCAGACAAACATTCAGAACGTCACGCAATGG GTGAAAGTGGACAATTTGTACGTAAAGGGCATGTATACGTGGTTGCGGTCGATCTGCAGCGTGGCGCTGCAGACGCATTTGCGGCAATTAGGAGGACCACAGACTAAAGTAGAGGTGGGGGTAATTTCTCTAGGAACTACGTCACAGGACGGAAATTCCCGGCAAGTTAAAGTGGAAGTTTTGGGCGTGTTGGAGACGACTTCGAAACTGGTCAGGTTGAGGGCTATCGAACCGCAAACAGAGGGCGaaagaaactataaaaaacGATTCTCAAAAATTCTGGAGCCTCTGGAAGGGTGGGTGCACTCCGACAGTACTATCGTGACAGATTTGACGGTGGATAAAGCTACGTTAATGCAAATGGGTTTCGCCAATGTTATTCAGACAACATCAGTGGATGTGAACAATTCTAATCGCACCATTATGGAATATTTAAGGAGAATTGTACCTAGAATGTTCCAGAATACGCTGTCATTGTTGTCAAg ACAAATTATCCAGCAATTTCTTGATGAATTAGTGTGGCGTGAATGGTTCGGCACGACATCAATGGAGGCGTTCGATAATTTGATTTCGCATCTTGCCGAACAAACGCGTCATGAATCGGCTCAGAATTTGGTGGTGCGTTTGAACAAGGTGGCATTAAATCCCTTCAAAAACTGGGCCATTACTCCGTCTGGAGGTACTCCTGCGCCTCCTAACGGAGTCTCATTGACTATCAATCAACAGAGTAAAACCCTGGAGACTTAcggaaaaaaaaggaaacg gaAGGAAAATGAGGCCCCGACCAAAATCACCTCCCCATCTCAACAAGAGATGAATAGACCACCTAAATCCACATCTCCAGATGTGCCCGAACAGATGGTGCCGTTGGAAAGCTACTACTACGGCACCATAGATCATTACCCTCCAAAAACCAACGTAAAACTCAACTTAAAGTGCCCAATATGTAAAGAGATTTATAACAACAATATCGTCTTAATGGGACACCTGTTCAAGCATGCGCATAATGTGTCTAAGGATTTGCAAATGTGCAAATATTGCCTGACTAGCGTAGCTACTGCAAATGACCTTTTGAAGCACATTG CTTCAGCGCATCCTTCAGAGACCAAACACGAGAACGGCTTTATTTGCCTGATCTGCGAAGCTCAGTACATGAATCCCTTCGTTTTGGGCAAGCACATGTCCAAGGAGCACTGCCCTTCAGAGCTGCCTTATCAGTGCGGCACGTGCGGCTACAG gtGTTCGAACCACAAACAAGCCATTGATCATTTTTACAAGCAGCATAACAACGGCCCAACAATTCAGTGCCCTTTCTGTCTCAAGTCGACCACAGTGTTCTCGTCGTCGAGGAATATTGCGCAAAACATGCACTTTTTCATTCAACATTTGCAGAAACATCAGAGAAAACAGTTGGCCaagag ATGCGGAAAATGCAATTCTTGGTTTATCCAAAAGGACCTGCTAAAGGATCATTTGATCAAGATGCATACGTCTCAACGTGGCAAAACCGGGTTGGTACCGTGGGTCGCGCCCCGTAACGGAGTGATGGTGCCCAAATCCAAGATGGATAAATACCCGTGTGATGCAGAGGGCATCAATTTCGCCACTTTGTTCTACAACGTGGGAAAAGGGCTTAAGTGCAAGGAGTGTGATGGTTTAATGGACAATCCCAAGCATTTCCC ATCATTTGAGAGCTGCCAGAATCCTAATTGTCAGTACTCTACATGCTGCTCGAGTGCAATGCAAGAGCATAACGCAAAATGTAGCAAAAATGCTTCATTAACTTTGCCAGAGGAGAAATTACCTTATGAGATGTTCTGCATTTGCGGCTTTAGCAGTCAAGATG GTAATCAAATGGCAAGACACTTGGCCACGTGCGAAAAAAAGTCGGCTTACTCCTCCTTACAGGAGGCAAAAAACGCTTCAGTCACCCACAGCATGTTGGACGTACTCGGTTTGGTTCGCAAGCACGAAGAGGGCgacaaaaaatccaaaaagctACCCATAGAGGATCAAGAACCGGAAAGTGCGGCCAAAAAGTTCAAAGATGTGGAAAAAAGTGAGGATGTGATTGAGCTTATTGATGAGGACACGAAACCAATTGAGGTGGCTGTGGGTAACGAAACTGAGGATATAAAAGTTGATGAGGCCAATGAGAAATCTATCAAAAGCCCTGAAACTGCATTTGCGGATACTGAAAATGAGGATGTCCCCAAAAACGATGAAGAACAGGAGGAAACACCCACTTTGAGGGCCACTGAAGAAGAATTGGCTGCAACTTCAGACCATGAAAAagacaacaaatcattaataaCTAACGAGAATATTGAGGAATCGCAAGCATTAATAAATGAAGAGGCTGCGCCTTGTAAAAACGAAGAACATACATCATTAAACATTGACGAAGCACTTTTAGTCGCTGAAGAACccttaaaaactgaaaataacataGCTATGGAAGTAGTAGAAGAAATAGGTACTGATGCAGTTTCAACGTTGTCCGATAAAGACTCGATGGAGATAGCCAAATCCCCATTGTTGACAGATGGACCTGGCGCCCCATCCGAGTCTGAACTAGGGGCTGATAAGATGGAGTGTGACTCAGGGGCCGAGAAAATGTGTGAGGACACTATTGCAAGCTGA